The DNA window TCGAGCGAGGCGTTGGGCGTCGATTTTCCGCAGCCGCGCTGGTCGAACAGGATGACATCGTAAAGCTTCGGGTCGAACAGCCGCCGGTGCTTTGGCGAAATGGTGCCGCCCGGCCCGCCATGCAGGAACACCGCGGGCTTGGCGCCCTTGGTGCCGGAACGCTCCCAGTAGACCTGATGGCCGTCGCCGACATCGAGCATGCCGGAATCGAAGGCCTCGATCTCGGGGTAGAGGGTACGCAATTGACTGCTCATAGTTGCAAACCTTTGGTCGGCCAGTCCGCTGTTTCGTGGTCGGGATGCTGGAAGGAGATGATCGCTTCCTGCCTGTTATAGTAGTCGGGATCCTGGTGGACGGGTTGATCGAAGATCGTCTCCACCCAGGGCAGCCGCGCGGCGTAGTTGACCTGGATCTGCGGGGCGAGATCGGAGCGGTCGTCGAAGGCACCGATGGCGATCTCAAGCCCTCCGGGCTGCCGGTAGGTCAGCGGCGTGCCGCAGCGGGCGCAGAAACCACGATCGATGTTGACCGACGACTGGAAATAGCTCGGCTCTTCATGGGTCCACTCGACGCCATCCCTGGGCACCGTGACCAGCGCGCCGAAGAACGAGCCGAACTGTTTCTGGCACATGCGGCAATGGCAGATCGACGGACGGCCGAGCGCTCCATGAATGCGGAAGCGCACGGCGCCGCACTGGCAGCCGCCGGTTCGTACTGTCTCGGTCATGATCTTTCCTTCGGTGGCCATTGTTCGGTGTCGTGGTCCGGGTGCTGGTAGGAGACGAGATCGGTCAGATAGGGGGCCGACGACATGTCCGCCATCGTGTCCTCGCCCGGCAGTTGCGGGAGCGTATCGACATAGGGCAGCTTTGCCTCGATCCCCCACTGGATCAGCGGCACGATCTCCGCCGGATTGTCGAACGCACCAATGGCGAGGCCAACGCCGTCCGGCGCGGTAAAGGTCAGCGGCGTGCCGCAATCGGCGCAAAAACCACGATCGACATGGTTGGACGAGCGGAAGTATTTCGGCTCGCCACGCGTCCAGTCGAGCCTGGCGCCGCGCACCGACACCAGCGGCGCGTAGAACGAGCCGAACGCCTTCTGGCACATGCGGCAATGACAGATCGAGGCGTCACCAAGCGTGCCCTCGACACGAAAGCGCACCGCGCCGCACTGGCAGCCGCCGGTGTAGATCGGCCGGTTATCGAGGCTCATCGCTGATCACTCCGGCGCATGGCAGACGGCTTCGACGTTGTTGCCGTCGGGATCGAAGACGAAGGCGGCGTAGTAGTCCGGGTGATAGTGCGGGCGCAGGCCCGGCCCGCCATTGTCCTTGCCGCCGGCGGCGAGCGCCGCGGCGTAGAAGGCTTCGACCTCGGCGCGGCTGCGCGCGGTGAAGGCGACGTGCTGGTGGTCTTTCGGCTTGTCCTTGGCCGAACTCAGCCAGAACACCGGCCGGTCACGGCCATAGCCACCGACCTTGGCGCCGCCGGTGTATTCCAGCGGCACCATGTAGAGCAGCGCGGCACCCAGCGGCGCCATCGCCTTGTCGTAGAAAGCCTTCGAAGCGTCGAAATCGGCAACGGTGATGCCGAGATGGTCGATCATGAAATTGCCTCCCTTGCTGGTTCGCTCGCCGGCATTACGGCACCGGCCAGGCCAGCCTCGATAACGATGTGCTGGCAGACATTGTCGATATCGCGAATGACGTCGTCGTTCCAGAAGCGCAGGATGGCCGGCGAATGCCTCCTGCCATCTACGACAGCCGAGGTTGGCGCTCTACGGCGCCCCCCTCTGTCCTGCCGGACATCTTCCCCGCAAGGGGGGAGATCGGCTGTCACCCGCGCCCCCGCCAAACTTGCAAAGGTGTTTCGCGCCACCCTCACCGCTTGACCTCCCACGTCGTCACACGCTCGCCGGTGACCGGGTCCTTGCCGTCCTTCAACTGTACACCTTGTGCGAGCAGTTCGTCGCGGATGCGGTCGGCCTCGGCCCAGTTCTTGGCGGCGATGAGCGCGAGGCGATTCGCGATGGCTTTGGCAACACCACCTTCATCGATATCGGCCGACGCGACATCGAAGCCGAGGAACAGCAGCGACGCTTTCAGCGACGCAGCGGCATCGTTGCCGTCCGCCGCCTCGCCGGCCAACTGCGTCAGGACCTGGAAGGCGGCATAGGTGGCGAGATCGTCGGACAAGGCATCGATGATCTCCACGGGCACCTGCCCTGCCGCCGCCGGCG is part of the Mesorhizobium loti genome and encodes:
- a CDS encoding GFA family protein encodes the protein MSLDNRPIYTGGCQCGAVRFRVEGTLGDASICHCRMCQKAFGSFYAPLVSVRGARLDWTRGEPKYFRSSNHVDRGFCADCGTPLTFTAPDGVGLAIGAFDNPAEIVPLIQWGIEAKLPYVDTLPQLPGEDTMADMSSAPYLTDLVSYQHPDHDTEQWPPKERS
- a CDS encoding VOC family protein codes for the protein MIDHLGITVADFDASKAFYDKAMAPLGAALLYMVPLEYTGGAKVGGYGRDRPVFWLSSAKDKPKDHQHVAFTARSRAEVEAFYAAALAAGGKDNGGPGLRPHYHPDYYAAFVFDPDGNNVEAVCHAPE
- a CDS encoding GFA family protein; the protein is MATEGKIMTETVRTGGCQCGAVRFRIHGALGRPSICHCRMCQKQFGSFFGALVTVPRDGVEWTHEEPSYFQSSVNIDRGFCARCGTPLTYRQPGGLEIAIGAFDDRSDLAPQIQVNYAARLPWVETIFDQPVHQDPDYYNRQEAIISFQHPDHETADWPTKGLQL